The Rhipicephalus microplus isolate Deutch F79 unplaced genomic scaffold, USDA_Rmic scaffold_14, whole genome shotgun sequence genome contains a region encoding:
- the LOC142784514 gene encoding uncharacterized protein LOC142784514 isoform X5: MLVSRKAYRAKCATTLEVSEKAALWIELAEQIFLEDLAKKCRKMVIKQGKKGKKTLRRRDVARAYQLEQSKKTEEGC, from the exons ATGCTAGTCAGCCGAAAGGCGTACAGGGCCAAATGTGCAACGACACTCGAGGTGTCCGAGAAGGCAGCCTTGTGG ATAGAATTGGCCGAGCAGATTTTCTTGGAAGACCTCGCCAAGAAGTGCCGCAAGATGGTAATCAAGCAGGGaaagaaggggaagaagacgCTGAGAAGAAGAGATGTTGCGAGAGCTTACCAG TTGGAACAAAGCAAGAAAACAGAGGAAGGCTGCTGA
- the LOC142784514 gene encoding uncharacterized protein LOC142784514 isoform X1 — translation MLVSRKAYRAKCATTLEVSEKAALWIELAEQIFLEDLAKKCRKMVIKQGKKGKKTLRRRDVARAYQTSLPTASPRPTVQRSSHTMAVASTSHMDPRLGTACLPGGIFHRYMPTLQEGRSHTEKSPLGLCATAG, via the exons ATGCTAGTCAGCCGAAAGGCGTACAGGGCCAAATGTGCAACGACACTCGAGGTGTCCGAGAAGGCAGCCTTGTGG ATAGAATTGGCCGAGCAGATTTTCTTGGAAGACCTCGCCAAGAAGTGCCGCAAGATGGTAATCAAGCAGGGaaagaaggggaagaagacgCTGAGAAGAAGAGATGTTGCGAGAGCTTACCAG aCGTCTCTACCCACtgcctcaccgagacctacagTGCAGCGAAGCAGCCACACGATGGCAGTTGCAAGTACAAGCcatatggacccccgtctgggcacAGCCTGTCTGCCCGGAGGTATATTCCACAGATATATGCCAACTCTGCAAGAAGGCAGGAGCCACACAGAAAAATCTCCTCTGGGACTGTGtgccaccgccgggtaa
- the LOC142784514 gene encoding uncharacterized protein LOC142784514 isoform X4, with translation MLVSRKAYRAKCATTLEVSEKAALWIELAEQIFLEDLAKKCRKMVIKQGKKGKKTLRRRDVARAYQDVTTPLLRRLTLGRGNS, from the exons ATGCTAGTCAGCCGAAAGGCGTACAGGGCCAAATGTGCAACGACACTCGAGGTGTCCGAGAAGGCAGCCTTGTGG ATAGAATTGGCCGAGCAGATTTTCTTGGAAGACCTCGCCAAGAAGTGCCGCAAGATGGTAATCAAGCAGGGaaagaaggggaagaagacgCTGAGAAGAAGAGATGTTGCGAGAGCTTACCAG GACGTAACAACACCACTGCTGCGCAGACTGACGCTGGGACGCGGAAACAGCTGA
- the LOC142784514 gene encoding uncharacterized protein LOC142784514 isoform X2 — translation MLVSRKAYRAKCATTLEVSEKAALWIELAEQIFLEDLAKKCRKMVIKQGKKGKKTLRRRDVARAYQTGHMTPWRGALPDPPYEADKREHLGSRRLGCGTLFLGTNLHCFMYQLEQSKKTEEGC, via the exons ATGCTAGTCAGCCGAAAGGCGTACAGGGCCAAATGTGCAACGACACTCGAGGTGTCCGAGAAGGCAGCCTTGTGG ATAGAATTGGCCGAGCAGATTTTCTTGGAAGACCTCGCCAAGAAGTGCCGCAAGATGGTAATCAAGCAGGGaaagaaggggaagaagacgCTGAGAAGAAGAGATGTTGCGAGAGCTTACCAG ACAGGCCACATGACTCCGTGGCGGGGAGCGCTTCCGGATCCGCCTTACGAGGCCGATAAAAGGGAGCATCTCGGCAGCCGTCGACTGGGGTGCGGCACTCTTTTTCTGGGCACTAACTTACATTGCTTCATGTATCAG TTGGAACAAAGCAAGAAAACAGAGGAAGGCTGCTGA
- the LOC142784514 gene encoding uncharacterized protein LOC142784514 isoform X3, giving the protein MCNDTRGVREGSLVELAEQIFLEDLAKKCRKMVIKQGKKGKKTLRRRDVARAYQTSLPTASPRPTVQRSSHTMAVASTSHMDPRLGTACLPGGIFHRYMPTLQEGRSHTEKSPLGLCATAG; this is encoded by the exons ATGTGCAACGACACTCGAGGTGTCCGAGAAGGCAGCCTTGTGG AATTGGCCGAGCAGATTTTCTTGGAAGACCTCGCCAAGAAGTGCCGCAAGATGGTAATCAAGCAGGGaaagaaggggaagaagacgCTGAGAAGAAGAGATGTTGCGAGAGCTTACCAG aCGTCTCTACCCACtgcctcaccgagacctacagTGCAGCGAAGCAGCCACACGATGGCAGTTGCAAGTACAAGCcatatggacccccgtctgggcacAGCCTGTCTGCCCGGAGGTATATTCCACAGATATATGCCAACTCTGCAAGAAGGCAGGAGCCACACAGAAAAATCTCCTCTGGGACTGTGtgccaccgccgggtaa